In Candidatus Delongbacteria bacterium, one genomic interval encodes:
- a CDS encoding glycosyltransferase, producing MKVLHLNLQITWGGGENQSLLLMRALAGHGVRNHLLCRPGGVLERRLREALPDAVVHHLPASLWLLLTLRRHTARLQAELGFDVIHSHTGREMRGLGAVTDAVTVAHRRVPDPVSRAALRGYSGVQGVIAVSAEIARRLAGQGLKGPEVRVIHSAVDTEEAASGREDLPGQPAFLYLGRLLRHKGLDDLLRAHAQLLTRVPGAVLHLVGEGPDEQRLKSLAGKLLPASAVVFHGFRTNPRDFIAGAHALILASRDEGLGTVVLQAQFQACPAVVSDAGGLPETIRDGVTGLLVPAGDVPALAAALERLALEPGLREQLAAAGPEHIRQHFSLAALGQQTLDFYRELHARLPGR from the coding sequence ATGAAGGTGCTGCATCTGAATCTCCAGATCACCTGGGGCGGTGGCGAGAACCAGAGCCTGCTGCTGATGCGCGCTCTTGCCGGGCACGGAGTCCGCAACCACCTGCTCTGCCGGCCGGGGGGAGTGCTGGAGCGCCGCTTGCGCGAGGCCCTGCCCGATGCGGTGGTGCATCACCTGCCAGCCAGCCTCTGGCTGCTGCTGACCCTGCGCCGTCACACCGCGCGCCTGCAGGCCGAACTGGGTTTTGATGTGATCCATTCCCACACCGGGCGCGAGATGCGCGGGCTGGGAGCCGTGACCGATGCGGTGACCGTGGCCCACCGCCGTGTGCCCGACCCCGTGTCGCGGGCCGCCCTGCGAGGGTACTCGGGCGTGCAGGGGGTCATTGCCGTGTCGGCGGAAATCGCCCGCCGTCTGGCTGGCCAGGGTTTGAAGGGGCCCGAGGTGCGCGTGATCCACAGCGCCGTGGACACGGAGGAGGCCGCTTCCGGGCGCGAAGACTTGCCCGGGCAGCCCGCGTTCCTGTATCTGGGACGCCTGTTGCGCCACAAGGGACTCGATGACTTGTTGCGTGCCCACGCCCAGCTGCTGACCCGGGTGCCCGGCGCCGTGCTGCACCTGGTGGGCGAAGGCCCCGACGAGCAGCGCCTGAAGAGTCTTGCCGGGAAGTTGTTGCCCGCGTCGGCGGTGGTCTTCCACGGCTTTCGCACCAACCCGCGGGACTTCATCGCGGGGGCCCACGCCTTGATTCTGGCCAGCCGCGACGAAGGCCTGGGAACCGTGGTCCTGCAGGCCCAGTTTCAGGCCTGCCCCGCGGTGGTCAGCGATGCGGGAGGCCTGCCCGAGACGATTCGTGATGGCGTCACGGGCTTGCTGGTACCTGCCGGAGACGTGCCCGCGCTGGCTGCGGCTCTCGAGCGACTGGCCCTGGAACCGGGCCTGCGCGAGCAGCTGGCGGCCGCCGGACCCGAGCACATTCGTCAGCATTTCTCGCTGGCTGCTCTGGGCCAGCAGACTCTCGACTTCTACCGGGAACTGCACGCGCGCCTTCCCGGTCGCTGA
- a CDS encoding FAD:protein FMN transferase: MVRSPIRSGSMVLVLCSLLLACSGSRKASLDTTVAGYGLTIQVLGAEDNAAANQALAELESVAAEGFKGLSSTGDSDFAAINSLAGSRSGSMSQQNYDLLMRCFGYKKDTDEAFDFLIGPLRRAWGLGGTPRQPSEAELDSARTLVREGGTFVVDKGVLLSRAGMAIDLHEVQCGAIADRLALSVRGDGYNDFLLQLGSVSVAGAEGPDGGYFSVPFANPEDPSGQLGTFRLRNLSLAVASINDEAFELNGTRFHGHLDPATGKPAFGVLAVAVVCRQAERADALASGLFVMGAEAGLEKASSLDDVEAVFVVAGEGKPELRLTPGMEAWFQAR, encoded by the coding sequence ATGGTCCGCAGCCCAATCCGTTCGGGGTCAATGGTTCTGGTTCTGTGTTCGCTGCTGCTGGCCTGTTCGGGCTCGCGCAAGGCCTCGCTGGATACCACGGTGGCTGGATACGGCCTCACGATCCAGGTGCTGGGTGCCGAGGACAATGCGGCCGCCAACCAGGCGCTGGCCGAACTGGAATCGGTGGCGGCCGAAGGCTTCAAGGGACTGTCCTCCACGGGTGACTCGGATTTTGCCGCGATCAATTCCCTCGCGGGCAGCCGCAGTGGCAGCATGAGCCAGCAGAACTACGATCTGCTGATGCGTTGCTTCGGCTACAAGAAGGACACGGACGAGGCCTTCGATTTCCTGATCGGGCCCCTGCGCCGGGCCTGGGGCCTGGGCGGCACCCCGCGGCAGCCTTCGGAAGCCGAACTGGACAGCGCCCGGACACTGGTGCGCGAAGGCGGCACCTTCGTGGTGGACAAGGGCGTGTTGCTGTCGCGAGCGGGCATGGCCATCGATCTGCACGAGGTGCAGTGTGGCGCCATTGCCGACCGACTGGCCCTGAGCGTGCGTGGCGACGGATACAACGACTTCCTGCTGCAGCTGGGCTCGGTCAGCGTGGCCGGCGCCGAAGGTCCCGATGGCGGGTACTTCAGCGTGCCCTTTGCCAACCCCGAGGATCCGTCGGGGCAGCTGGGCACTTTCCGCCTCCGCAATCTGAGCCTCGCGGTGGCCAGCATCAACGACGAAGCCTTCGAGCTGAATGGCACACGGTTTCACGGACACCTTGATCCGGCCACGGGCAAGCCCGCCTTTGGAGTGCTGGCGGTGGCCGTGGTCTGTCGCCAGGCCGAGCGCGCCGACGCACTGGCCAGCGGCCTGTTCGTGATGGGAGCCGAGGCCGGACTTGAGAAGGCCAGCAGCCTGGATGATGTGGAGGCCGTGTTCGTGGTTGCCGGCGAGGGCAAGCCCGAGCTGCGGCTGACCCCGGGCATGGAGGCCTGGTTCCAGGCTCGTTGA
- a CDS encoding ABC transporter ATP-binding protein: protein MFALTRQFMSYLGPVRLWIVLGLVLMLLASLLAGVNIGMIYPFFEGVFLRPVAPLTGETVAISRALSTLLSDLGHTLGSGSIETIREGAGLALDRFLGSQSPWQVLVFLCGAALALSTLKLIITYGYRICFVQVEQVLIRELRNHLFRQIQDLGMGVFLRFRRGEIISRLINDVMVVRTLTITKVSDLLMNLLQSLVYLGLALVIDWRLTALSLFVLAPAVAALNLLGQKLRTYSRRAQEHLSEVTTRLSENLSGFRVVQAFFAHGRETQRFERATLGYFRRVRKLEFVAALSAPFGEWASTLVAVSMLWVGGRRVLAVDGGLSAAAFLTFLAALLSLLYPLKVAARAWNELQRGTGAGERLMEVLHAEPQVREAPDAIPAPPLVEKLRLENVRVRYEGQEALRGIDLSLHRGEFLALVGASGSGKTTIANLLLRLQDPDEGAVLLDGQDVRRFTLGSYRSHFGVVSQETFLFRLTVAENVAYPEEHTDAARVEAALRTANAWDFVRAMGGPESLIEEAGANLSGGQRQRLAIARAIHRQPEVLLLDEATSALDTESEILVQEALDRSVGERTALVIAHRLSTIIRADRIVCLKEGRIEGSGPHAELLESCAEYRKLYDLQFKV from the coding sequence ATGTTCGCCCTCACCCGCCAGTTCATGAGCTATCTCGGGCCCGTGCGCCTCTGGATCGTGCTGGGTCTGGTGCTGATGCTGCTGGCCAGCCTGCTGGCGGGCGTCAACATCGGCATGATCTATCCCTTCTTCGAGGGTGTCTTCCTGCGGCCGGTGGCCCCCCTGACGGGCGAGACCGTGGCCATTTCCCGCGCGCTGTCGACCCTGCTGAGCGACCTGGGCCACACTCTGGGCTCGGGCTCCATCGAGACGATCCGCGAGGGGGCCGGGCTGGCGCTGGACCGCTTCCTGGGCAGCCAGAGTCCCTGGCAGGTGCTGGTCTTTCTCTGCGGAGCCGCACTGGCGCTGTCGACCTTGAAGCTGATCATCACCTACGGCTACCGGATCTGCTTCGTGCAGGTCGAGCAGGTGCTGATCCGCGAGCTGCGCAACCACCTGTTCCGCCAGATCCAGGACCTGGGCATGGGCGTGTTCCTGCGTTTCCGCAGGGGCGAAATCATCAGCCGCCTGATCAACGATGTGATGGTGGTGCGCACGCTCACCATCACCAAGGTCAGCGACCTGCTGATGAACCTGCTGCAGAGCCTGGTCTATCTGGGGCTGGCCCTGGTGATCGACTGGCGGCTCACGGCCCTCAGCCTCTTCGTGCTGGCCCCCGCGGTGGCCGCGCTCAACCTGCTGGGCCAGAAACTGCGCACCTACAGCCGACGCGCCCAGGAGCATCTGTCCGAAGTGACCACCCGCCTCTCGGAGAATCTCTCGGGCTTTCGCGTGGTGCAGGCCTTCTTCGCCCATGGCCGTGAGACACAGCGCTTCGAACGGGCCACGCTGGGCTACTTCCGCCGGGTGCGCAAGCTGGAATTCGTGGCCGCGCTCTCGGCGCCTTTCGGGGAGTGGGCCTCGACCCTGGTGGCGGTCAGCATGCTCTGGGTGGGCGGGCGCCGTGTGCTGGCCGTGGACGGGGGACTGTCCGCCGCGGCCTTCCTGACCTTTCTGGCCGCGCTGCTCTCGCTGTTGTATCCATTGAAGGTGGCGGCGCGGGCCTGGAACGAACTGCAGCGTGGCACGGGGGCCGGCGAGCGCCTGATGGAAGTGCTGCACGCCGAGCCCCAGGTCAGGGAAGCCCCGGACGCGATCCCCGCGCCTCCGCTGGTCGAAAAGCTGAGACTGGAGAACGTCAGAGTGCGCTACGAAGGGCAGGAAGCCCTGCGCGGCATCGACCTCAGTCTGCACCGGGGAGAGTTTCTGGCCCTGGTGGGCGCGTCCGGCAGTGGCAAGACCACCATCGCCAATCTGCTGCTGCGCCTGCAGGACCCCGACGAAGGTGCCGTGCTGCTGGACGGGCAGGACGTGCGACGCTTCACTCTGGGCAGCTACCGCAGCCATTTCGGGGTGGTGAGCCAGGAAACCTTTCTCTTCCGTCTCACGGTGGCCGAGAATGTGGCCTACCCCGAAGAACACACCGACGCGGCCCGCGTGGAAGCGGCGCTGCGCACGGCCAATGCCTGGGACTTCGTGCGGGCGATGGGCGGCCCCGAGAGCCTGATCGAGGAAGCGGGTGCCAATCTTTCGGGCGGGCAGCGCCAGCGGCTGGCCATCGCGCGGGCGATCCATCGCCAGCCCGAGGTGCTGCTGCTGGACGAAGCCACCAGCGCGCTGGACACCGAAAGTGAAATCCTGGTCCAGGAAGCCCTCGACCGCAGCGTGGGCGAACGCACCGCGCTGGTGATCGCGCACCGGCTCTCCACCATCATCCGGGCCGACCGCATCGTGTGTCTCAAGGAAGGACGCATCGAGGGCAGCGGCCCCCACGCCGAGCTTCTCGAGAGCTGCGCCGAGTACCGCAAGCTCTACGACCTGCAGTTCAAGGTTTGA
- a CDS encoding polyprenyl synthetase family protein, translated as MPALSLKDIQRLVEPELKAFAGRYDDFIQTTGTPIVDRIIVFLGPGRGKLLRPTLTYLSARLLGESNERTHFAAVVVELLHNATLMHDDVVDKSDRRRGLPSLNSVFGNKISVLFGDWLLAHSLLGMLECGDTRVFAVLAETARRLAKGELDQAARSRNLDMDEETYYRMVSNKTGALLGAACRLGGLSNGADEDQLAALQTFGETIGIAFQIQDDLLDYTGSESLIGKPAGADLKDGKITLPLLYAFDRSAGSEVRQIKALIKGRKRGDIRRAVEFAHEKGGVDAAHRRARELGEQALACLEIFPDTGIRQSLVDFSAFAVNRTY; from the coding sequence ATGCCCGCATTGTCGCTCAAGGACATCCAGCGGCTGGTGGAACCGGAACTCAAGGCATTCGCCGGGCGCTACGATGACTTCATCCAGACCACCGGCACGCCCATCGTGGACCGGATCATCGTGTTCCTGGGGCCCGGGCGTGGCAAACTGTTGCGTCCCACACTGACCTACCTGAGCGCACGCCTGCTGGGCGAGAGCAACGAGCGCACACATTTCGCCGCGGTCGTGGTGGAACTGCTGCACAACGCCACCCTGATGCACGACGACGTGGTGGACAAGAGCGACCGCCGCCGGGGCCTGCCCAGTCTCAATTCGGTCTTCGGCAACAAGATCAGCGTGCTCTTCGGCGACTGGCTGCTGGCACACAGCCTGCTGGGCATGCTGGAATGCGGGGACACGCGCGTGTTCGCCGTACTGGCCGAGACCGCCCGCCGTCTGGCCAAGGGCGAACTGGACCAGGCCGCGCGCAGCCGCAATCTGGACATGGACGAAGAGACCTACTACCGGATGGTGTCCAACAAGACCGGCGCCCTGCTGGGTGCGGCCTGTCGGCTGGGTGGCCTGTCCAACGGGGCCGACGAAGACCAGCTGGCGGCCCTGCAGACCTTCGGTGAGACCATCGGAATCGCCTTCCAGATCCAGGACGACCTGCTGGATTACACGGGCAGCGAGAGCCTGATCGGCAAGCCCGCGGGCGCCGATCTCAAGGATGGCAAGATCACCCTGCCCCTGCTGTATGCCTTCGATCGCAGCGCGGGCTCGGAAGTACGCCAGATCAAGGCCCTGATCAAGGGACGCAAGCGCGGGGACATTCGCCGCGCGGTGGAGTTCGCCCACGAGAAGGGCGGAGTGGACGCGGCCCACCGTCGGGCCCGGGAACTGGGAGAGCAGGCGCTGGCCTGCCTGGAAATCTTTCCCGACACGGGAATCCGGCAAAGCCTGGTCGATTTCAGCGCCTTCGCCGTCAATCGCACCTACTAG
- a CDS encoding glycosyltransferase family 2 protein, with product MPQPPISGVIIAFNEQARIVRAVESLRPWCAEVLVLDSHSSDRTRELAESAGARVLLQEFLGHQAQKNRAIELARHDWILSLDADEELVGDPANLLAALDFNRETLVYRIPRRNWYLGGWVDATGWKRDSSVRLFNRTKARFGGSTVHDRAGGAGCEERVLPAQILHWPYRDLSHHLQKIDAYTSALAAELDGRGARFSALKLTLDPPWKFLKEYLLLGGWRLGWRGLVLSVMSAIYVFLKYAKLWERQRVGR from the coding sequence ATGCCTCAGCCGCCCATTTCCGGCGTGATCATCGCGTTCAACGAGCAGGCCCGCATCGTGCGCGCCGTGGAAAGCCTGCGCCCCTGGTGCGCCGAGGTGCTCGTGCTGGACAGCCATTCCAGCGACCGCACGCGTGAGCTGGCCGAATCGGCGGGGGCGCGCGTGCTGTTGCAGGAGTTCCTCGGGCATCAGGCGCAGAAGAACCGGGCCATCGAGCTGGCCCGACACGACTGGATTCTGTCGCTGGACGCCGACGAGGAACTGGTGGGCGACCCGGCGAACCTGCTGGCCGCTCTGGATTTCAACCGGGAAACTCTGGTCTACCGCATTCCGCGGCGCAACTGGTATCTGGGGGGCTGGGTGGACGCCACCGGCTGGAAGCGCGACAGCAGCGTGCGTCTCTTCAATCGCACGAAGGCCCGTTTCGGAGGCAGCACCGTGCACGACCGCGCGGGTGGCGCGGGCTGCGAGGAGCGAGTGCTCCCGGCGCAGATCCTGCACTGGCCCTACCGCGATCTGAGCCACCATCTGCAGAAGATCGATGCCTACACCAGTGCCCTGGCGGCCGAGCTGGATGGGCGCGGCGCGCGCTTTTCCGCCCTCAAGCTGACACTGGATCCACCCTGGAAATTCCTCAAGGAGTACCTGCTGCTGGGCGGCTGGAGACTGGGCTGGCGCGGGCTGGTGCTCTCGGTGATGTCGGCGATCTACGTCTTTCTGAAGTACGCCAAGCTCTGGGAACGCCAGCGGGTCGGCCGATGA
- a CDS encoding tyrosine--tRNA ligase, with translation MDEILKGAVELLPHEDLEKKLARSLETGQPLRVKFGADPTAPDLHIGHAVVINKLRTFQQLGHQVDFVIGDFTGMVGDPSGRSKTRKAMSREDIQLNAQTYKDQIFLLLDPARTTIRFNSEWFGGMSTYDFLALSSRYTLARMLERDDFTKRFKAETPISIMELLYPLIQGYDSVALHSDVELGGTDQTFNLLMGRHLQGQYGQEPQVILTMPLLEGTDGVEKMSKSLGNTIGITDSPREIFGRTLSIPDHMILRWFELATDLGAAEVRAIGERLQAGENPVGFKRQLGRELVRLYHDEAAGLAAEAEFDEIFRNKALPDVMPEVAMSEDTTLLALLVENGLCASNGEARKLVRQGAVSFEGEKVEDETRVFAAGATGVLKVGKRRFLKLVVSP, from the coding sequence ATGGACGAGATCCTCAAGGGAGCGGTGGAACTGCTGCCCCATGAGGACCTGGAGAAGAAGCTCGCACGCAGCCTTGAGACGGGCCAGCCCCTGCGTGTCAAGTTCGGAGCCGATCCCACGGCGCCCGACCTGCACATCGGCCATGCGGTGGTGATCAACAAGCTGCGCACCTTCCAGCAGCTGGGGCACCAGGTGGATTTCGTGATCGGGGACTTCACCGGCATGGTGGGCGACCCCAGTGGCCGCAGCAAGACCCGCAAGGCCATGAGCCGCGAGGATATCCAGCTGAACGCGCAGACCTACAAGGACCAGATCTTCCTGCTGCTGGATCCCGCGCGGACCACGATCCGCTTCAACAGCGAGTGGTTCGGCGGCATGAGCACCTACGATTTTCTGGCGCTCAGTTCGCGCTACACGCTGGCGCGCATGCTGGAACGCGATGATTTCACCAAGCGCTTCAAGGCCGAGACGCCCATTTCCATCATGGAGCTGCTCTATCCACTGATCCAGGGTTACGACAGTGTGGCCCTGCACTCCGACGTGGAGCTGGGCGGCACCGACCAGACCTTCAACCTGCTGATGGGACGCCACCTCCAGGGCCAGTATGGCCAGGAGCCCCAGGTGATTCTGACCATGCCCCTGCTGGAAGGCACCGACGGGGTCGAGAAGATGAGCAAGAGCCTGGGCAACACCATCGGGATCACCGACAGCCCGCGCGAGATCTTCGGCCGCACCCTCAGCATTCCCGACCACATGATCCTGCGCTGGTTCGAACTGGCCACCGATCTGGGAGCCGCCGAGGTGCGCGCGATCGGCGAGCGCCTGCAGGCCGGCGAGAATCCTGTGGGGTTCAAGCGCCAGCTTGGCCGCGAACTGGTGCGCCTGTACCACGACGAGGCGGCCGGACTGGCGGCCGAAGCCGAGTTCGACGAGATCTTTCGCAACAAGGCCCTGCCCGACGTGATGCCCGAAGTGGCCATGTCCGAGGACACGACCCTGCTGGCCCTGCTGGTGGAGAACGGTCTGTGCGCCAGCAACGGCGAAGCACGCAAGCTGGTGCGGCAGGGCGCGGTCAGTTTTGAGGGCGAGAAAGTGGAGGACGAGACCCGCGTCTTCGCCGCCGGAGCCACCGGCGTGCTGAAGGTGGGCAAACGCCGCTTTCTGAAACTGGTGGTATCGCCCTGA
- a CDS encoding glycosyltransferase family 9 protein — translation MNERPGAGDAVLLVRFSSIGDLLLCEPVPRLLKELGVGRVLFLTKERFAAIPRGWPAVDEVLCLGEPGTRAQLDHVRAELRSRGQLRTLDLHNTLRSRLLAPPGLLGRLPKHRLQKLLLVHGPHSLSHRLTQLPPVWRRYQQVAGIPESMQSPPRLWAEGVQLGPRVTPDPGPEAPELLAPGAGKATKRWPLEHWVTFTRALLERSARPLVVLGGAGDRETGETLRALAPGRIQNLCGQADLSDSARLVASGRRILCGDTGLLHMAAAAGVPGVALFGPTTRELGFFPAGDSVRVLEHEGLDCRPCSHTGSDRCPRGHFRCMRELSPARVLDLYLQG, via the coding sequence ATGAACGAGCGGCCGGGCGCGGGAGACGCGGTTCTCCTGGTGCGCTTCTCCTCGATCGGGGACCTGTTGCTCTGCGAACCCGTGCCTCGTCTGCTCAAGGAGCTGGGGGTGGGGCGCGTGCTGTTTCTGACCAAGGAACGCTTCGCCGCGATTCCCCGGGGCTGGCCCGCCGTGGACGAGGTGCTCTGCCTGGGCGAGCCGGGCACGCGCGCGCAGCTGGATCACGTGCGCGCGGAGTTGCGGTCACGCGGCCAGTTGCGGACCCTTGACCTGCACAATACCCTGCGCAGTCGCCTGCTGGCCCCACCGGGCCTGCTGGGCCGTCTGCCCAAGCACCGGCTGCAGAAACTGCTGCTGGTGCACGGCCCCCACAGCCTGTCCCATCGTCTCACGCAGTTGCCACCGGTCTGGCGTCGTTACCAGCAGGTGGCGGGCATTCCGGAGAGCATGCAGTCGCCACCCCGGCTCTGGGCCGAGGGAGTGCAGCTGGGCCCCCGTGTGACACCCGACCCCGGGCCCGAGGCACCCGAGCTGCTGGCACCCGGAGCGGGCAAGGCCACCAAGCGCTGGCCGCTGGAGCATTGGGTCACGTTCACGCGCGCACTGCTTGAACGCAGCGCGCGCCCGCTCGTGGTGCTGGGAGGTGCGGGCGACCGCGAGACCGGCGAGACACTGCGTGCGCTGGCCCCGGGTCGCATCCAGAATCTCTGTGGTCAGGCCGACCTGAGTGACAGCGCGCGGCTGGTGGCCAGCGGGCGGCGCATTCTCTGCGGGGACACCGGCCTGCTTCACATGGCCGCTGCAGCCGGAGTACCCGGGGTGGCGCTCTTTGGTCCCACCACGCGCGAGCTGGGCTTCTTTCCGGCGGGAGACAGCGTGCGCGTGCTGGAACACGAGGGGCTGGACTGTCGTCCCTGCAGCCATACCGGCAGCGACCGCTGCCCGCGCGGGCATTTCCGCTGCATGCGCGAACTGAGTCCCGCTCGAGTGCTGGATCTGTACCTGCAAGGTTGA
- the smpB gene encoding SsrA-binding protein SmpB — translation MSKASSKTAARAGVRTPGKARPVERIIVQNRKARHDYHILDTWEAGIALCGTEVKACREGGVSLKEAYARVIDGEVWILGMRINPYSNGRFGAHVELRQRKLLLHAAEIRKISHKVEAKGNTLVPLSLYWKSHLVKVRLALGTGKHEYDKRQAITDRENARSLSRALKESRQR, via the coding sequence ATGAGCAAGGCCTCCTCGAAGACGGCGGCGCGCGCCGGAGTCAGGACTCCCGGCAAGGCACGGCCCGTCGAGAGGATCATCGTGCAGAACCGCAAGGCCCGCCACGATTACCACATCCTTGATACCTGGGAAGCGGGCATCGCTCTCTGCGGCACCGAGGTCAAGGCCTGCCGCGAGGGCGGCGTGTCGCTCAAGGAGGCCTATGCCCGCGTGATCGACGGCGAGGTCTGGATCCTGGGCATGCGCATCAATCCCTACAGCAACGGGCGCTTCGGGGCCCATGTGGAGCTGCGCCAGCGCAAGCTGCTGCTGCACGCGGCCGAAATCCGCAAGATCAGCCACAAGGTGGAAGCCAAGGGCAACACGCTGGTGCCACTGTCACTCTACTGGAAATCCCACCTGGTGAAGGTGCGCCTGGCACTGGGCACGGGCAAGCACGAGTACGACAAACGCCAGGCGATCACCGATCGGGAAAACGCCCGCTCGCTGAGTCGCGCTCTCAAGGAAAGCAGACAACGGTGA
- a CDS encoding ATP-binding cassette domain-containing protein: protein MLSLTRVSLARGKRLLARDLDLQLDRPGLNVLHGASGCGKSSLLRLLKGLLAPAAGERHLASGMREADIGLLLPDPQNQLLSDTVLGDLSLPLRYRGLPRERILERCETLGRELGLLNHFSHHPRTLSGGMQQLLCLGAILIQEPRVLLLDEVCTFLDREHRARLAEIVRARSATAAVLQVSHRAEVALAADRLLELCPTGLRESDRPSPDSPVIQTLVSAAIPHEQPLPAARAGEEGPWLALDGLQFQWPDACVVLFDRMSARLPLGQGCLLTGNQEAGKSTLILLAAGLLQPTAGRIGLEHGQALPLFQFSEKQFTGDILEHELLEGRPEETDELHSLWERAGLKAERLLGPARHLASGERRLAALVSLLLLKPAALLLDEPFTGLDASGVRRLRSLLADWRDRGGGLLVATHDPELVADLCSSHWKIGAGELISLR from the coding sequence GTGCTGAGCCTGACACGGGTGAGCCTGGCCCGGGGCAAACGCCTGCTGGCCCGGGATCTGGACCTGCAGCTGGACCGACCGGGCCTGAACGTGCTCCACGGTGCCAGCGGCTGTGGCAAGAGCAGTCTGCTGAGGTTGTTGAAGGGGCTGCTGGCACCCGCGGCCGGAGAACGTCATCTGGCCAGCGGCATGCGGGAAGCCGACATCGGCCTGCTGCTGCCCGATCCCCAGAACCAGCTGCTGTCGGACACGGTGCTCGGCGATCTCAGTCTGCCGCTGCGTTACCGGGGTCTGCCTCGCGAACGGATCCTCGAACGTTGCGAGACCCTGGGCCGCGAGCTGGGTCTGCTGAATCACTTCTCGCACCATCCCCGGACACTCTCGGGTGGCATGCAGCAACTGCTCTGTCTGGGAGCGATCCTGATTCAGGAGCCGCGCGTGCTGCTGCTGGACGAGGTGTGCACCTTCCTCGACCGCGAACACCGAGCCAGGCTGGCGGAGATCGTGCGCGCCCGTTCCGCGACCGCCGCCGTGCTTCAGGTCAGTCACCGGGCTGAAGTGGCTCTGGCGGCCGATCGCCTGCTGGAACTGTGCCCCACCGGCCTCAGGGAAAGTGATCGTCCATCCCCGGACAGTCCCGTGATCCAGACCCTGGTCAGCGCCGCAATTCCGCACGAACAACCCTTGCCCGCCGCCAGGGCCGGGGAAGAGGGGCCCTGGTTGGCCCTCGACGGCCTGCAGTTCCAGTGGCCCGATGCCTGCGTCGTGCTCTTCGACCGCATGAGTGCGCGCCTGCCGTTGGGGCAGGGCTGCCTGCTCACCGGAAACCAGGAGGCGGGCAAGAGCACCCTGATCCTGCTGGCGGCGGGCCTGCTGCAACCCACGGCGGGCCGCATCGGTCTGGAGCATGGCCAGGCTCTGCCGCTGTTCCAGTTCAGCGAGAAGCAGTTCACCGGAGACATTCTCGAGCACGAACTGCTGGAGGGGCGACCGGAGGAAACCGACGAGCTGCACTCCCTCTGGGAGCGCGCGGGCCTGAAGGCCGAGCGGCTGCTGGGTCCGGCCCGGCATCTGGCCAGCGGGGAGCGCCGCTTGGCGGCACTGGTTTCCCTGTTGCTGCTGAAACCGGCGGCCCTCCTGCTCGACGAGCCCTTCACCGGGCTGGATGCCTCGGGTGTCCGGCGTCTGCGCTCCCTGCTGGCGGATTGGCGTGACCGGGGCGGGGGGCTGCTGGTGGCCACCCACGATCCGGAACTTGTCGCCGATCTGTGCTCAAGTCACTGGAAAATTGGGGCAGGCGAACTGATTTCGCTTCGCTGA